Proteins from a single region of Felis catus isolate Fca126 chromosome B4, F.catus_Fca126_mat1.0, whole genome shotgun sequence:
- the MSRB2 gene encoding methionine-R-sulfoxide reductase B2, mitochondrial, protein MAIKLRKSIYSAPNFSWGRTSVLECELDFDDLLKGMSSRPYHQLWEHPDSGRRRPKANQQAKDLLSKADVPKFGDLHVVGFLSGEMMPRGARGNCVRWLCAARTRRQGAPAPGVLGLALPRSSPADRSGPSGQRRRRHGGRSRERRFPFNHPGSLTEREPVSHPERVAKKLTPERFYITRRKGTDPVGHTADGSRDPKTQVRPQPSAAPPEASRRFQDGKSRKGRRVQPASRVRSATWRPVQRSERLLPGPAGGWSVVGWGERPFSGIYLNNKESGTYHCVCWDNPLFSSCRVANVFPGSEKNYCSGTGRPSFSEAHGTSGSDERDAGILRGVDTSLGLTRTKVVCEQRGARLGRVLPDGRGPSGQRFCINSVALKFKPRKY, encoded by the exons ATGGCCATCAAATTAAGGAAAAGCATTTACTCAGCTCCTAATTTTTCCTGGGGTAGAACTTCAGTCCTGGAGTGTGAATTGGACTTTGATGACTTGCTGAAGGGGATGTCGAGTCGTCCCTATCACCAGCTCTGGGAACATCCCGACTCAGGTCGCCGCAGACCAAAAGCCAATCAACAGGCAAAG GATTTGCTCTCCAAAGCAGATGTGCCCAAGTTCGGTGATCTTCATGTTGTCGGATTTCTTTCCGGAGAAATGATGCCAC gcggggcgcgCGGGAACTGCGTGCGTTGGCTCTGTGCGGCCCGCACGCGGCGTCAGGGCGCGCCTGCTCCGGGCGTTCTGGGCCTTGCCCTTCCAAGAAGTAGCCCGGCGGACCGGAGCGGGCCTAGCGGGCAGCGGCGGCGCCGGCACGGGGGCAGGTCACGCGAACGCAG GTTCCCATTTAACCACCCCGGGTCCCTCACAGAGCGCGAGCCAGTCTCTCACCCGGAGCGAGTGGCAAAAAAGCTGACTCCAGAGCGGTTCTACATCACGAGGCGAAAGGGAACCGACCCGGTGGGCCACACTGCCGACGGTTCG AGAGACCCGAAAACACAAGTCCGACCACAGCCCTCCGCCGCCCCTCCAGAGGCTTCCCGCCGCTTCCAAG ACGGGAAATCTAGGAAGGGCAGAAGAGTCCAGCCTGCCTCCCGAGTCCGTTCTGCAACGTGGCGACCCGTTCAGAGGAGC GAGCGCTTGCTGCCCGGCCCTGCTGGTGGATGGTCCGTAGTTGGCTGGGGTGAGagg CCTTTCAGTGGGATCTACCTGAATAACAAGGAATCAGGAACGTATCACTGCGTGTGCTGGGACAACCCACTCTTCAG CAGCTGCCGCGTGGCCAATGTCTTCCCCGGTTCCGAGAAAAACTACTGCTCCGGCACCGGACGGCCTTCGTTTTCTGAGGCTCACGGGACGTCTGGCTCCGATGAAAGGGACGCGGGGATCCTGAGAGGCGTGGACACCTCGTTAGGATTAACTCGCACCAAGGTTGTCTGCGAGCAG CGTGGAGCCCGTCTTGGCCGCGTGCTTCCTGATGGACGTGGGCCTAGTGGGCAGAGGTTTTGCATCAACAGTGTGGCACTGAAGTTCAAACCAAGGAAATACTGA